The window ATTTAGGGCATCCTGATATTAAGACCTTACCAATATTTGCTTCTCTTGTGATGCTTAGTAAAAAAAGAAACTATATATAAAATTTTTATGAAACCAAGAAAATTATCTAGCAGTCTGGAAATATCGGGGGATTCACCATGAGGAAATTCTCCTATGGGATGCTGCATCTGTGGCTAGCGATCGGAGTTTGCTTCTTAATCAGTACACTTCTTTTCTCGTCAGGTCTAAAGCTACAAAAAGAGCAAATTATTTTTAGCCAAATAATTTTAAGCGCAGAAATACTAACTCTAATTCTTTTGGCGAGCGCATTTTGCGTCGCTCAACTCGGCTGGCGGCGCGTCAAGGAACTGGAAGCAATCAACCAAGAACTGCAAAAAGAAATCGGCGATCGCAAGCAAGTTTTAGATGAATTATCGAAATCTAAGCACAAATACCAATCACTTGTCAACTGGATTGATGGAATTGTCTGGGAAGCCGATGCACAGACTAAAAAATTTACCTTTGTCAGCCAAAAAGCCGAGCGATTGCTGGGCTATCCGGTTAAAACTTGGTTTGAGGAGGCAAACTTCTGGAAAAACCATATCCATCCAGATGACCGAGAACAGGTACTTAACTTTTGCCATCAAAACATTCAAAGCAAAAAAGAATACGATTTGGAATATCGCACGATCGCAGCCGATGGGCGGGTAGTGTGGTTGAGGAATATTGTCACGGTAATTAGGTCGAGCGATCGACCAGTAAAAATACAGGGAGTGATGGTAGACATCACCGCACAAAAGCAAGCCCAAACAGCACTGCGAGCAAGCGAAGAACGCTATCGTCGCATCATCGAGACAGCTAACGAAGGGATCTGGGTTCTCGACGCCCAAAACCAAACAATCTTTGCTAACAAAAAAATGGCAGAAATGTTGGGTTATACCATTGAA is drawn from Aerosakkonema funiforme FACHB-1375 and contains these coding sequences:
- a CDS encoding PAS domain-containing protein, which gives rise to MRKFSYGMLHLWLAIGVCFLISTLLFSSGLKLQKEQIIFSQIILSAEILTLILLASAFCVAQLGWRRVKELEAINQELQKEIGDRKQVLDELSKSKHKYQSLVNWIDGIVWEADAQTKKFTFVSQKAERLLGYPVKTWFEEANFWKNHIHPDDREQVLNFCHQNIQSKKEYDLEYRTIAADGRVVWLRNIVTVIRSSDRPVKIQGVMVDITAQKQAQTALRASEERYRRIIETANEGIWVLDAQNQTIFANKKMAEMLGYTIEEMLGMPIFAFTDEENQAGAAAKMERHRQCIQEQYDFKFRRKDGSDLWTIVSATPICDRDGQYIGTLGMITDITERKQAEADLQESEEKYRLLFSNELDAIILFDIETGLFLDVNNSFLQMYGYSKEEALKLTPADVSTEVENTYSAINKASITGSAHIFIRWHKKKDGTVFPVELCAGTFIWKSRKVLEFRLTAL